A segment of the Marmota flaviventris isolate mMarFla1 chromosome 2, mMarFla1.hap1, whole genome shotgun sequence genome:
attttgtttatttgtttttatgtggtgctgaggatcgaacccagtgcctcacacatgtgaggaagcgctctaccattaagccacaaccccggccATAGACTGTGTCTTTTTAACTAGACCCTAAGCCTACCTTGAATGGGGATAGTGATGGTTATATCCTGGCACAAACTGAccttttctctgctttctccttTTCAGTCTTTACAGATTTGTTAGAGCTTTCCTCCAGGTCAGGTTCTGAATGTTATGAAGGAACATCTCTCCTTTTATTGCTGAAAACCAGATAGACAATGTGGCTCTGGGAAAGAGGCCTGGCAGTGAAGCCCACAGACCTGTGTTTGAGTCCTGGCCCCACTGCTCATCGTCTGCCCTGTGCCTGTAGGCAGGTTGTCCCACCACTCAAGGAACCTGTGGCCTCATTGGCAAATGAAGATGTATCACCATCCACTGAGGGTTCTGGGCCTGGTGCTGACATACTTAAATACTCAGCACTGCGTCTGTCAGATAGCAAGCCCTCTGTAAATAGTGGCATTATTAACTACTACTCTATTACTCTAGAGTTTTGTGGAGTTTGAGTTGGGAGCTTAGCAGAAAGGGGCTCTAACATCCTGCTCAATTTACATTTGCTTTCCCTTCAGGAATTCCCATCAAGAGTACCATGGACAATCCCACCACCACACAGTATGCCAACCTCATGCACAACTTCATCTTGAAGGCAAGGAGCACTGTGCGAGAAATTGACCCCCAGAATGACCTCACCTTCCTTCGAATCCgctccaagaaaaatgaaattatggttgCACCAGGTAAGGGATCTTTCACCTCACACATTGGGATCTGCTCAGGTCCAAAGAGGGCCTAAGGAATTGAAGGAATCCAGTTGCCCCATTGACTAGCCAGACTCTAGCTGGTGTCCCCCAACAAATCCTTTCTCACAGTGACTGTAGGCCCCAGAAGGGAATCACTCTTGGGGTAAGAAAGACACAAGCATAACACAGATCACCCTTACCTTGACAGGGAGGAAACTCAACAAGCATTTGGGACATGGGGAGTGCATGATCAGGTCTGCTCAAGGCAATTGGCAAAGGCTCAACAAAAGAGGGGATGTTGGAGCTGAACCTTGAAGGCCAGAAAAGAATAAGCAAGGCAGAGGGGCAGAAAAAGAATTGGagggaaaataatttattgattctAAGCTAAAATATATGTCATCTCTCTAGGCCCCATACAGCCAGCTTTTTCTCCGACACTAGAGCAGATGGCTATATTATTTTTCCATGGAGAGCTTGGCATGTATATGGGGACTGTGTGGTACAGCCAAGCCTGTCTTTAGGTTTTGGGATCATTCTCAGGGTGATGAGATACTTTTCCTGGGAAGAGCCCACAGGAATGGAGACCACCACAGGAAACTGCAGGGCTACCATTCACAGACGTGATTCTCCAGGACTGTTTTTGCATTGTTACTTCTCTCTCACCCTCTGTTTTGCCTGAGCCATAGTTGAATGTGTAGGTTTCCCACTttatgaagttgttttttttttttttgagagagagagagagaattttaatatttattttttaattttcggcggacacacatctttgtttgtatgtggtgctgaggatcgaacccaggccgcacgcatgccaggcgagcgcgctaccgcttgagccacatccccaggcccagtTCCCACTTTATGATACAGCTAGGTTGCAGTAACTGCTTGTCTAGAGTGTCAGAACCTGTGTAGATGTAGAAAGTGAGACTGATCCAACTTAAAAGGAGCCTCAGACACCAAACTCATCTGAGAGGACTTGATCCTATGAGCAAAGGTGTTTAGGGCAGGGGGCGATATGATTATTGGGTAGGTCCTGGATGAAGGAGCACAGTGGGTAGACTGGGGACATGAGTGTCCCTGCGCTTGGCAACACTGCAGAAGACCAGCTGCAGAATTCTGGGAATTTGATAGGCAGTCAGCCACTACCAGCAGCAGGGTAGCATTGGTTCTGTTC
Coding sequences within it:
- the Dynlrb1 gene encoding dynein light chain roadblock-type 1 translates to MAEVEETLKRLQSQKGVQGIIVVNTEGIPIKSTMDNPTTTQYANLMHNFILKARSTVREIDPQNDLTFLRIRSKKNEIMVAPDKDYFLIVIQNPTE